The following are encoded together in the Streptomyces rapamycinicus NRRL 5491 genome:
- a CDS encoding thiolase C-terminal domain-containing protein, whose product MTRTFVIGVGLTTFDKPGKKPGDYPDWVREAGTAALRDAGVAYEQVGQAYAGYVYGDSTAGQRAVYELGLTGIPVVNVNNNCATGSTALYLARQAVAYGVVDCALAVGFERMQSGSLKPMYTDRTNPLQRHIDRMSEIHPPEPSPFSPQLFGNAGRAHMERYGSRPEHFAWIAWKNHKHGDGPVVNPSGGLIAKGHPLGATGLAQCAELTWQLRGDAGPRQVGGAHVALQHNLGLNGAAVVTVYERGA is encoded by the coding sequence ATGACGCGCACCTTCGTGATCGGGGTAGGCCTGACCACCTTCGACAAGCCAGGAAAGAAACCCGGGGACTACCCGGACTGGGTGCGCGAAGCCGGCACCGCGGCGTTGCGCGACGCGGGCGTGGCCTACGAGCAGGTCGGACAGGCGTACGCCGGCTACGTCTACGGCGACTCCACCGCTGGCCAGCGCGCCGTGTACGAACTCGGCCTGACCGGTATCCCCGTCGTCAACGTCAACAACAACTGCGCGACGGGTTCGACAGCGCTCTACCTCGCCCGCCAGGCCGTGGCCTACGGCGTCGTCGACTGCGCGCTCGCCGTCGGCTTCGAACGGATGCAGAGCGGCTCCCTCAAGCCGATGTACACCGATCGCACCAACCCTCTCCAGCGTCACATCGATCGTATGAGCGAGATCCATCCGCCGGAACCCAGCCCGTTTTCACCGCAGCTGTTCGGCAACGCCGGACGCGCGCACATGGAACGCTATGGTTCCAGACCGGAGCACTTCGCCTGGATCGCCTGGAAGAACCACAAACACGGCGACGGCCCCGTGGTCAACCCGTCCGGCGGCCTCATCGCCAAGGGACACCCCCTCGGAGCCACCGGTCTCGCCCAGTGCGCCGAACTGACCTGGCAGTTGCGCGGCGATGCCGGTCCCCGCCAGGTCGGCGGCGCACACGTCGCCCTCCAGCACAACCTGGGCCTGAACGGTGCCGCAGT
- a CDS encoding AMP-binding protein, producing MNPPVRPAAAASPSPLTYVGDPDEATTLGDILRTRATLSPEATCLTLDATVRTYADMLAAAEQAAAALSALGIRQGSKVAALLPNSTEFLDIWFGASLLGAVFVPINTGLKGEGLRYIIEHSEAEFIALDASLVDALTAAVPVGHGPQHRYIRGRTDPPPGYESLAALLAGAHRPARPCAISPGDLASILYTSGTTGLPKGVMNCHNSFAVAAHEYTRRYVRIRQDDVLYTSLPLFHANAQSLTAVGSLVSGRPMVVARRFSASRFFDDIRTHRATVFNYIGAMLTILAKQPERTDDADNPLRLAIGGAAPADLWRAFEKRFGLTVLEIYGLTESATFCLASPPEDIRTGMIGKETSWSQVKIVGPDGDTLPDGQAGEIAIRSKKPDTMFLGYYKNEEATRKAVRAGWFHSGDRGRRDKDGYFVFLDRLKDSIRRRGENISSYEVERIVNTHPQVTESAVIGVPSDLGEEDIMLIVVAKDGDIDCDKLIEFCRQRMAEFMVPRYIRRVAHLPKTATQRVEKYVLRQDGTKDAWDRYSNSTPASTPPVPPHPQQQEIG from the coding sequence ATGAATCCGCCGGTCCGACCGGCGGCCGCTGCGTCACCGTCGCCGCTCACCTACGTCGGCGACCCGGACGAGGCCACCACGCTCGGCGACATCCTGCGTACCCGCGCCACCCTCAGCCCCGAGGCGACCTGCCTGACCCTCGACGCCACGGTGCGGACCTACGCCGACATGCTGGCCGCGGCCGAACAGGCCGCGGCCGCACTGTCGGCGCTGGGCATCCGGCAGGGCAGCAAAGTGGCCGCGCTGTTGCCCAACTCGACCGAGTTCCTCGACATCTGGTTCGGCGCCTCCCTGCTTGGCGCGGTGTTCGTTCCGATCAACACCGGGCTCAAGGGTGAGGGCCTGCGCTACATCATCGAGCACAGTGAGGCGGAGTTCATCGCTCTCGACGCTTCCCTGGTGGACGCGCTCACCGCCGCCGTCCCCGTCGGACACGGGCCGCAGCACCGGTACATTCGCGGCCGGACGGACCCGCCGCCCGGCTACGAGTCCCTGGCCGCCCTGCTGGCCGGGGCCCATCGCCCTGCCCGTCCCTGCGCGATCAGCCCCGGCGACCTCGCCTCCATCCTCTACACCTCCGGGACCACCGGCCTGCCCAAAGGCGTCATGAACTGCCACAACTCGTTCGCTGTCGCAGCTCACGAGTACACACGACGTTACGTGCGCATCCGTCAGGACGACGTCCTGTACACAAGCCTTCCTCTCTTCCACGCCAACGCACAGTCCCTCACCGCGGTCGGCTCTCTGGTTTCCGGCCGGCCCATGGTGGTGGCCCGGCGCTTTTCCGCCTCGCGGTTCTTCGACGACATCCGCACCCACCGCGCAACCGTGTTCAACTACATCGGCGCGATGCTCACCATCCTTGCCAAACAACCCGAACGGACCGACGACGCAGACAACCCCCTGCGGCTCGCGATCGGCGGAGCAGCCCCGGCCGACCTGTGGCGAGCGTTCGAGAAGCGCTTCGGCCTGACCGTCCTGGAAATCTACGGCCTCACCGAAAGCGCCACGTTCTGCCTGGCGAGTCCTCCGGAGGACATCAGGACCGGCATGATCGGCAAGGAAACCAGCTGGTCGCAGGTCAAGATCGTCGGACCTGACGGCGACACGCTGCCCGACGGGCAGGCCGGCGAGATCGCCATCCGCAGCAAGAAGCCGGACACCATGTTCCTTGGCTACTACAAGAACGAGGAAGCCACCCGTAAGGCCGTGCGTGCGGGCTGGTTCCATTCCGGCGACCGGGGCCGGCGCGACAAGGACGGGTACTTCGTCTTCCTCGACCGCCTGAAGGACTCCATCCGGCGACGCGGAGAGAACATCTCGTCCTATGAGGTCGAACGGATCGTCAACACCCATCCGCAAGTGACCGAGAGCGCGGTTATCGGCGTGCCCTCGGACCTCGGCGAAGAAGACATCATGCTGATCGTCGTTGCCAAGGACGGCGACATCGACTGCGACAAGCTCATCGAGTTCTGCAGGCAGCGGATGGCCGAGTTCATGGTGCCGCGCTACATACGCCGCGTCGCGCACCTGCCCAAGACTGCCACGCAGCGTGTCGAAAAGTATGTCCTCCGGCAGGACGGCACGAAGGACGCCTGGGACCGGTACAGCAACAGCACACCCGCATCCACGCCCCCCGTACCCCCGCACCCTCAGCAGCAGGAGATCGGATGA
- a CDS encoding bifunctional 3-(3-hydroxy-phenyl)propionate/3-hydroxycinnamic acid hydroxylase: MDRAGWAIESRTAARPKCSSSATARKYSSPLRLPRHFPRATHFDDETMRTFQTMGLAHMEKDFALAGVYRFYDAGRRPVMEFPFNKGITEQAWQSDYMFYQPDFESALRGRIHMDPHTEHYFGWTATNLSTEQDTARLRLREKGTGIERDLTATFVIGCDGANSFVRRTMDCAQTDYHATHRSLIVDIQPFVEKEELSGRDAFIHAGIRNPLTFVPMTGPIVRFEELLRPDDSVRTFESLDHVYEMLRPWLSPDEYRILRADVYEWDAVVAEQWRSGPLFLAGDAAHEMPPHLGQGMASGIRDAINLAWKLGRVVRGESPGELLNTYESERKPHMTEFVKLAAQMANEVEAMEYPHGTDDSAQVPVTRRETLRPRLGDGIWAHQDESAGRLSAQPVLQDGRRLDDVVGYRFAVVAEPECAARIDAATTASLKAMRAQVVVADSDDARGWLKTLNAAAVVIRPDRFVFGTATDPSGLNALLAHLQTALNETARS, encoded by the coding sequence TTGGACAGGGCCGGCTGGGCGATCGAGAGCCGTACGGCGGCCCGGCCGAAGTGCAGCTCGTCGGCGACCGCCAGGAAGTACTCGAGCCCCCTGCGCCTTCCGCGTCACTTCCCGCGCGCAACACACTTCGACGACGAGACGATGCGTACTTTCCAGACCATGGGGCTTGCGCACATGGAGAAGGACTTCGCGCTCGCCGGCGTCTACCGCTTCTATGACGCCGGCCGGCGGCCGGTGATGGAGTTCCCCTTCAACAAGGGGATCACCGAACAGGCGTGGCAGTCGGACTACATGTTCTATCAGCCCGATTTCGAGTCGGCGCTGCGCGGTCGAATACACATGGATCCGCACACCGAGCACTACTTCGGCTGGACCGCGACCAACCTGAGCACGGAACAGGACACGGCGCGTCTTCGGCTTCGGGAGAAGGGCACCGGCATCGAGCGAGACCTGACGGCGACATTCGTCATCGGCTGCGACGGTGCGAACTCCTTCGTGCGCCGGACCATGGACTGCGCCCAGACCGACTACCACGCCACCCATCGCTCGCTGATCGTCGACATCCAGCCCTTCGTGGAGAAGGAGGAACTGTCCGGGCGGGACGCCTTCATCCACGCGGGTATCCGCAACCCCTTGACATTCGTGCCGATGACCGGGCCGATCGTGCGCTTCGAGGAGCTGCTGCGCCCCGACGACTCCGTCCGTACCTTCGAGAGCCTCGATCACGTCTACGAGATGCTGCGGCCCTGGCTGAGCCCGGACGAGTACCGCATTCTGCGAGCGGACGTGTACGAGTGGGATGCCGTCGTCGCCGAGCAGTGGCGGTCCGGCCCGCTGTTCCTTGCCGGGGACGCGGCGCACGAGATGCCCCCGCACTTGGGCCAGGGCATGGCCTCCGGCATCCGCGACGCCATCAATCTGGCCTGGAAGCTCGGCCGTGTCGTGCGTGGTGAATCGCCGGGCGAGCTGCTGAACACCTACGAGTCCGAACGCAAGCCGCACATGACCGAGTTCGTCAAGCTCGCCGCGCAGATGGCCAACGAGGTCGAGGCCATGGAGTACCCGCACGGCACTGACGACTCCGCTCAGGTGCCCGTCACCCGGCGCGAGACGCTGCGCCCGCGCCTGGGCGATGGCATATGGGCGCACCAGGACGAGAGTGCCGGACGCCTGAGCGCCCAGCCTGTCCTGCAGGACGGACGGCGCCTCGACGACGTGGTCGGCTACCGGTTCGCGGTCGTGGCCGAACCGGAGTGCGCTGCGCGGATCGACGCGGCGACCACCGCATCCCTCAAGGCGATGCGCGCCCAGGTCGTCGTCGCCGACTCCGACGACGCGCGGGGCTGGCTCAAGACACTGAACGCGGCCGCCGTCGTCATCCGGCCCGACCGTTTCGTCTTCGGTACCGCCACCGACCCGTCAGGGCTCAACGCTCTGCTGGCCCACCTGCAGACCGCCCTGAACGAAACGGCACGGTCATGA
- a CDS encoding SDR family NAD(P)-dependent oxidoreductase produces the protein MSKVIAVLGAGTGLGVSVARRFGREGFRVALVARRKDRLDTLLQVLAGEGIEAVAFTADLSQPAEVPALIEAIRDRFARIDVVAYGPISGDQGFTPAAKLDAATLQGLSPLLLFTPVEVVRAVLPEWTERGEGAFLLAQGYSAAQPMPHLSGLGPVMSATRNYLYSLNAELADTGIYVGALTIASLIARSEVSAAAQAAFESADGPHFPVADPDDLAEHYWNMYTKRDRVEQFHPESLTPQATA, from the coding sequence ATGTCCAAAGTGATCGCCGTCCTCGGTGCCGGTACCGGCCTGGGTGTGTCCGTGGCCCGCCGCTTCGGGCGCGAAGGTTTCCGGGTCGCCCTGGTGGCCCGCCGCAAGGACCGGCTGGACACCCTCCTCCAGGTGCTCGCCGGCGAAGGCATCGAGGCGGTCGCGTTCACCGCCGATCTTTCCCAGCCCGCCGAGGTGCCCGCTCTCATCGAAGCGATCCGTGACCGCTTCGCCCGGATCGACGTGGTCGCGTACGGGCCGATCAGCGGCGACCAGGGCTTCACCCCGGCCGCCAAGCTGGACGCGGCAACGTTGCAGGGCCTGTCCCCGCTCCTGCTGTTCACCCCGGTCGAGGTGGTCCGGGCAGTGCTGCCGGAGTGGACCGAGCGCGGCGAGGGTGCTTTCCTGCTCGCTCAGGGCTACTCAGCGGCGCAGCCGATGCCCCACCTCAGCGGCCTGGGCCCGGTGATGTCCGCCACCCGCAACTACCTGTACTCCCTCAACGCCGAGCTGGCTGACACGGGCATCTACGTCGGAGCCCTGACCATCGCGTCCCTGATCGCCCGCAGCGAGGTGTCCGCCGCGGCCCAGGCCGCCTTCGAGTCGGCCGACGGCCCGCACTTCCCGGTCGCCGACCCGGACGACCTCGCAGAGCACTACTGGAACATGTACACCAAGCGCGACCGCGTCGAGCAGTTCCACCCCGAGTCGCTGACTCCACAGGCCACGGCATAG
- a CDS encoding TetR/AcrR family transcriptional regulator, whose product MRADAQRNTEKLRAAAAELFQERGLKVPLKEIARRAGVSHGTLYNLFGTREALIDEVVTGLAADRLDEAADHALSFEDPREGFAYYIEKVCELQATDPAVADVVSGRYPAAECLMAICGRAQDAATRIIERAQLAGAIRPDFTSEDLLLFFGTNALLARAVADTAPDAWRRQVAFLLEGLDTEPAQGALPVAPLTPQQVYDVMGRLAGTP is encoded by the coding sequence ATGCGGGCCGACGCGCAACGGAACACGGAGAAGCTGCGGGCAGCCGCCGCCGAGCTCTTCCAGGAACGCGGCCTGAAGGTGCCCCTGAAAGAAATCGCCCGCCGGGCCGGTGTCAGTCACGGCACGCTCTACAACCTCTTCGGCACCCGCGAGGCGCTCATTGACGAAGTGGTGACCGGACTGGCCGCCGACCGTCTCGACGAAGCCGCCGACCACGCCCTGTCCTTCGAAGACCCCCGGGAGGGGTTCGCGTACTACATCGAGAAGGTCTGTGAACTCCAGGCCACCGATCCCGCGGTCGCCGACGTCGTCAGCGGACGCTATCCGGCCGCCGAGTGCCTGATGGCCATCTGCGGCCGGGCGCAGGACGCCGCCACACGGATCATCGAACGAGCCCAGCTGGCCGGCGCCATCCGCCCAGACTTCACCAGCGAGGACCTCCTGCTCTTCTTCGGCACCAACGCCCTGCTCGCCCGCGCGGTCGCGGACACCGCCCCCGACGCCTGGCGCCGCCAAGTCGCCTTCCTGCTCGAGGGGCTGGACACGGAACCAGCTCAAGGAGCGCTTCCCGTAGCCCCGCTGACTCCGCAGCAGGTGTACGACGTGATGGGCAGACTCGCCGGCACGCCATAG
- a CDS encoding epoxide hydrolase family protein yields MSAEPFEVSITEAEIADLRERLRRTRWPEREPVDDWSQGLPLAYAQELCRSWAEDYDFGFAERLNVFPQYRDTIDGLGIHFLHVRSPEPDAFPLVLTHGWPGSVLEFLEVLGPLTDPRAHGGDPADAFHVVAPSLPGYGWSDKPSTTGWGITRTARAWDTLMVSLGYERYGAQGGDWGSAVSGALGEVAPERVAGVHLNLGSVAAGTFDDPTPAELANLEAEKEMRRTGRGYSAIQATRPQTLGYGLTDSPAGQAAWIAEKFWAWTDNDGHPEDPLSRQTILDEISVYWFTASATSSARLYWESFANFRDKVTAPSGLSVYPRDITRPSRREAELRFTDLRWFEELPHGGHFAALEQPESLVQQVRGFFRLFR; encoded by the coding sequence ATGTCCGCCGAGCCATTCGAGGTCAGCATCACCGAAGCCGAGATCGCGGACCTGCGTGAACGACTGCGACGGACACGGTGGCCCGAGCGCGAGCCGGTGGACGACTGGTCGCAAGGTCTGCCGCTGGCGTATGCGCAGGAGCTTTGCCGCAGTTGGGCCGAGGACTACGACTTCGGGTTCGCCGAGCGGCTGAACGTGTTCCCGCAGTACCGCGACACGATCGACGGGCTGGGCATCCACTTCCTGCACGTCCGCTCGCCGGAGCCGGACGCGTTCCCGCTCGTGCTCACGCACGGGTGGCCGGGTTCGGTGCTCGAGTTCCTGGAGGTCCTCGGCCCGCTCACCGACCCGCGCGCGCACGGCGGTGACCCGGCGGACGCGTTCCACGTGGTCGCGCCGTCGTTGCCCGGGTACGGCTGGAGTGACAAGCCGTCGACGACCGGGTGGGGCATCACTCGCACCGCGCGCGCCTGGGACACGTTGATGGTCTCGCTGGGTTACGAACGGTACGGCGCGCAGGGCGGTGACTGGGGCTCGGCGGTGTCCGGCGCGCTGGGCGAGGTGGCGCCCGAGCGGGTCGCCGGCGTGCACCTGAACCTGGGATCCGTGGCGGCGGGCACGTTCGACGACCCGACGCCCGCGGAGCTGGCGAATCTCGAGGCCGAGAAGGAGATGCGGCGCACCGGCCGGGGGTACTCGGCGATCCAGGCGACCCGGCCGCAGACGCTCGGCTACGGCCTCACCGACTCCCCGGCGGGGCAGGCCGCCTGGATCGCCGAGAAGTTCTGGGCGTGGACGGACAACGACGGCCATCCCGAGGACCCGTTGTCGCGGCAGACGATCCTCGACGAGATCTCGGTCTATTGGTTCACCGCGTCGGCCACGTCGTCGGCGCGCCTGTACTGGGAGAGCTTCGCCAACTTCCGGGACAAGGTGACCGCGCCATCCGGGCTGTCGGTCTACCCGCGCGACATAACCCGCCCGTCGAGGCGGGAGGCCGAGCTGCGGTTCACCGACCTGCGCTGGTTCGAGGAGCTGCCGCATGGTGGCCACTTCGCCGCGCTGGAGCAGCCGGAGTCGCTGGTCCAGCAGGTGCGCGGGTTTTTCCGCCTGTTCCGCTGA
- a CDS encoding MFS transporter has protein sequence MSQHTRQGTTPQTIPSGGAPAPERTDAPDGRRLGLTLGMLVLPMYVALGAPSVALPAIGRALAVPFGATAWILAAWSLTSALAMPVAGRLLVRWSPFQVLVAGVVALAAGSALAGAGPTLSVVIVGRLIGGAGAGATVIAVFAAATALPGRQRIRALGIIAAASATASGCGTLLGGAVTSWLGWRAVLAIPVLALPLLLAALPSRRALTRSGSGERNGSTGRPDIVGAAVLSVLAGSLITLLQAHSVGLPAPVTLVVAAAGTLAAVGLWWRVRSTPEGFVPRRVIASRGFLAAGLIGGTVFAGYYGVLFRAPSLIEQATGGGPLEAGVLLVPAAACSVLAGRLVGTLTDRFTGWQVSAGLAALTVVGVLVVAVFDGAIPIVVGTALTVCGFAGAQAVLVSLAPDLVAADDRDTAQGLLNFMNALGGGIGPAAVAGLSGIVPVPVALAVLAALPLAGLVLSLTRRPTADRRPQPGATRGSPP, from the coding sequence ATGTCACAACATACCCGGCAGGGGACGACGCCGCAGACGATCCCGTCTGGAGGAGCCCCGGCACCGGAGCGAACCGACGCCCCGGACGGGCGTCGGCTGGGGCTCACTTTGGGGATGCTGGTGCTGCCGATGTACGTGGCACTGGGAGCGCCGTCGGTGGCCCTGCCAGCCATCGGCCGCGCACTCGCGGTGCCGTTCGGGGCCACCGCATGGATTCTCGCCGCGTGGTCGCTGACCTCCGCGCTCGCGATGCCGGTCGCGGGTCGGCTGCTGGTCCGCTGGAGCCCCTTCCAGGTCCTCGTCGCCGGGGTCGTGGCGCTCGCCGCGGGCTCCGCGCTCGCCGGGGCCGGGCCGACACTGTCCGTCGTGATCGTCGGCCGACTGATCGGCGGTGCCGGGGCGGGCGCGACCGTGATCGCCGTCTTTGCCGCGGCCACCGCCCTTCCCGGGCGGCAACGGATCCGCGCCCTGGGCATCATCGCTGCCGCCAGCGCGACGGCGTCGGGGTGCGGGACACTGTTGGGCGGGGCGGTGACCTCATGGCTCGGGTGGCGTGCCGTGCTCGCGATCCCGGTCCTCGCGCTGCCCCTCCTGCTGGCCGCATTGCCGAGTAGGCGCGCGCTGACGCGGAGCGGTAGCGGCGAGCGAAACGGCTCGACCGGGCGACCCGATATCGTCGGCGCGGCCGTGCTGTCGGTACTCGCCGGCTCCTTGATCACGTTGCTGCAGGCACACTCGGTCGGCCTGCCCGCTCCGGTCACGCTCGTCGTGGCTGCCGCCGGAACGCTCGCCGCCGTGGGACTGTGGTGGCGGGTGCGAAGCACGCCCGAGGGGTTCGTGCCTCGGCGGGTGATCGCATCCCGCGGCTTCCTGGCGGCCGGGCTCATCGGCGGGACCGTCTTCGCCGGCTACTACGGGGTGCTGTTCCGCGCCCCGTCCCTGATCGAGCAGGCCACGGGCGGTGGCCCGCTGGAAGCCGGCGTGCTCTTGGTCCCGGCCGCCGCCTGCTCGGTGCTGGCCGGGCGGCTGGTCGGCACCTTGACCGACCGGTTCACCGGCTGGCAGGTGTCGGCCGGGCTTGCGGCACTCACCGTCGTCGGCGTGCTCGTGGTCGCTGTCTTCGATGGGGCGATCCCGATTGTCGTCGGCACGGCGTTGACCGTGTGCGGGTTCGCCGGCGCCCAAGCCGTACTGGTGAGCCTCGCGCCGGACCTGGTCGCCGCGGACGACCGCGACACCGCACAGGGCCTGCTCAACTTCATGAACGCCCTGGGTGGCGGGATCGGTCCGGCCGCTGTCGCGGGCCTGTCCGGCATCGTGCCGGTGCCGGTGGCCCTCGCCGTGCTCGCGGCACTTCCCCTGGCCGGACTCGTCCTCAGCCTGACCCGGCGCCCTACCGCCGACCGCCGCCCCCAACCCGGCGCCACGCGTGGGAGCCCGCCATGA
- a CDS encoding CGNR zinc finger domain-containing protein, with amino-acid sequence MQNAYYSPLVVQTAVDLANTLRPIKGEDALETVEQLQDFLDDHPAAEPPSSAANQGTGPRHLTRADLAEVRALRETVREVLERANADADEAAALINDGLRRSRATPVLRHEDDRWWTEVTSDTDRCSAHLAATTLSALASVIATLGPARLGVCAGPTCRATFVDLSRNGSKQYCTRTCSHRASVAAYRSRRSPR; translated from the coding sequence ATGCAGAATGCGTATTACAGCCCATTGGTGGTCCAGACGGCCGTCGACCTGGCCAACACCTTGAGGCCGATCAAGGGAGAGGACGCGCTCGAGACCGTGGAGCAGCTCCAGGACTTCCTTGACGACCATCCCGCGGCTGAGCCTCCGAGTTCGGCCGCGAACCAAGGGACCGGTCCGCGGCATCTCACCCGCGCCGACCTGGCGGAAGTCCGCGCGTTGCGCGAGACGGTGCGTGAGGTGCTCGAACGGGCGAACGCGGACGCGGACGAAGCTGCGGCTCTGATCAACGACGGTCTGCGTCGCAGCCGCGCCACCCCGGTACTGCGCCACGAGGACGACCGCTGGTGGACCGAGGTGACCTCCGACACCGACCGCTGCTCGGCGCACCTCGCCGCGACTACGCTCAGCGCACTGGCCTCCGTGATCGCCACGCTCGGTCCCGCTCGTCTCGGCGTATGTGCCGGGCCGACCTGCCGGGCCACTTTCGTGGACCTCTCGCGCAACGGCTCGAAGCAGTACTGCACCCGAACCTGCTCACACCGGGCCAGCGTCGCGGCCTACCGGAGCCGGCGCAGCCCGCGTTGA
- a CDS encoding helix-turn-helix domain-containing protein, translating to MGLEIESRPSELPYIERVWRSRSIEVGRMTSIAASHWELVFWEHDGQVQAAVLGPEPRASLAPVPKDATFFGISFALGTSMPHVPISRLVGDSAEIPDVTRRSVWLKGSAWHVPDYDNAEAFVRRMVREGIVDCDPIVPAVLGGAAPDVSERTLQRRFVAATGLTRGAIRQIHRAREAAVLIQEGVPAQDVVHQLGYFDQPHLARSLTRFIGRAATQLSAPDRAEPLSLLYKPSSPVPA from the coding sequence TTGGGTCTGGAGATCGAGAGTCGGCCGTCGGAGTTGCCGTACATCGAGAGGGTATGGCGCAGCCGCAGCATCGAGGTTGGCCGGATGACGTCGATCGCGGCGTCGCATTGGGAGCTTGTCTTCTGGGAGCACGACGGCCAGGTGCAGGCGGCTGTGCTGGGCCCAGAGCCCAGGGCCTCTCTGGCTCCCGTTCCCAAGGACGCCACGTTCTTCGGGATCAGCTTCGCTCTCGGCACCTCGATGCCTCACGTGCCGATCAGCCGGCTTGTGGGTGACAGCGCGGAGATCCCCGACGTCACGCGGCGCTCCGTGTGGCTGAAGGGTTCCGCCTGGCACGTGCCCGATTACGACAATGCGGAGGCGTTCGTGCGGCGCATGGTGCGTGAGGGCATCGTGGACTGCGACCCGATCGTGCCCGCGGTGCTCGGCGGCGCGGCCCCCGATGTCTCCGAGCGGACCCTCCAGCGGCGTTTCGTCGCGGCGACGGGCCTCACCCGGGGTGCCATCCGGCAGATCCACCGTGCCCGCGAGGCGGCGGTTCTGATCCAGGAGGGGGTGCCGGCGCAGGATGTCGTGCACCAGCTGGGTTATTTCGACCAGCCGCACCTGGCGCGGTCCTTGACCCGGTTCATCGGCCGGGCCGCCACTCAGCTGAGTGCTCCAGACAGGGCGGAACCGCTGTCGCTTCTGTACAAGCCCTCCTCCCCTGTGCCCGCATAG
- a CDS encoding dihydrofolate reductase family protein has product MRKVVSGLFVSLDGVAQSPNEWQFAFDEEMGAALGKTLETADTILLGRATFTEWAGYWPTVTDGEDAGFAKWINDSPKYVVSSTLDSVEDWANSTLINGDLAAAIEKLKAGEGKDITVAGSPTLVRSLLEQDLLDELVLLIHPVVAGEGRKKLFADDASLKKLELVSAQPTSSGVIIATYRPTR; this is encoded by the coding sequence ATGCGCAAGGTCGTTTCGGGACTGTTCGTCTCGCTCGATGGTGTCGCCCAGTCGCCGAACGAGTGGCAGTTCGCTTTCGACGAGGAGATGGGCGCGGCGCTGGGAAAGACGCTGGAGACTGCCGACACGATTCTGCTGGGCCGGGCGACTTTCACCGAGTGGGCCGGGTACTGGCCGACGGTGACCGACGGCGAGGACGCCGGCTTCGCCAAGTGGATCAATGACTCGCCCAAGTACGTCGTCTCCTCCACGCTGGACAGCGTGGAGGACTGGGCGAACAGCACGCTCATCAACGGCGATCTGGCGGCCGCGATCGAGAAGCTCAAGGCGGGCGAGGGGAAGGACATCACCGTCGCGGGCAGCCCCACGCTGGTGCGTTCGCTTCTGGAGCAGGACCTGCTGGACGAACTGGTACTGCTGATCCACCCGGTGGTGGCCGGCGAGGGCCGCAAGAAGCTGTTCGCCGACGACGCCAGCCTGAAGAAGCTGGAGCTGGTCAGCGCTCAGCCGACCAGCAGCGGAGTGATCATCGCAACCTACCGTCCGACGCGCTGA
- a CDS encoding DoxX family protein, protein MTTATTHTAPAPGVSRRTDVALWATQIALALFFAVASGFPKLAGIAAAAESFDRIGYGDWFMYLVGGLEVAGAIGLLVPRLAGLAALALTGLMAGAEIFLWAYLDTTFWYTPLILAAILGWIAYGRRQATAALFRQLPHRAR, encoded by the coding sequence ATGACCACTGCCACCACCCACACCGCTCCAGCGCCGGGGGTCTCCCGCCGGACCGATGTCGCGTTGTGGGCCACCCAGATCGCCCTCGCTCTCTTCTTCGCTGTCGCCAGCGGCTTCCCGAAGCTGGCCGGGATAGCGGCTGCCGCCGAGTCATTTGACCGGATCGGCTACGGCGACTGGTTCATGTACCTGGTCGGCGGTCTGGAAGTGGCAGGCGCCATCGGCCTGCTGGTCCCACGCCTGGCCGGCCTCGCCGCCCTGGCCCTGACCGGACTCATGGCAGGCGCCGAGATCTTCCTGTGGGCCTACCTGGACACCACCTTCTGGTACACCCCGCTCATCCTCGCCGCGATCCTCGGCTGGATCGCCTACGGCCGCCGCCAGGCGACAGCCGCACTCTTCCGACAGCTCCCGCACCGCGCCCGGTGA
- a CDS encoding PadR family transcriptional regulator, translated as MQTSLSSLPEVARVREFQRGAVRLHILHHAAEEEIHGAWMTEELASHGYQISPGTLYPTLHRLEADGLLVSSSGWSTAVLGGCTRRPRPGSRLWRRTGRR; from the coding sequence ATGCAGACATCGCTTTCGTCACTGCCGGAGGTGGCCAGGGTGCGGGAGTTCCAGCGGGGCGCGGTGCGGCTGCACATCCTGCATCACGCGGCCGAAGAGGAGATCCACGGTGCGTGGATGACCGAGGAGCTGGCCAGTCACGGTTACCAGATCAGTCCCGGCACGCTGTACCCGACGCTGCACCGTCTGGAGGCGGACGGGCTGCTGGTGTCGAGCAGCGGGTGGTCGACGGCCGTACTCGGCGGGTGTACAAGGCGACCGAGGCCGGGAAGCAGGCTCTGGCGGAGGACCGGCAGGCGCTGA